A single Corvus hawaiiensis isolate bCorHaw1 chromosome 24, bCorHaw1.pri.cur, whole genome shotgun sequence DNA region contains:
- the APOF gene encoding apolipoprotein F isoform X1 translates to MSQLPDNNGYKGVTRPAAATAAGQGRGQRRADPPRAATMPRLLLFLLFLILGRAIAVSDITPGPAASDQELAEQDRALLAGLAGLAEPVWPRALGVPCRTLRPAALPGFSRLPPLPRGLARAALALALLGAGCAPQAEAEALELERELGTPTAAALLRGLARLPGTPVPRPLALLLLSLARPGGSACADPTQLRTPVPGTEPTPLSGHGVREFPGVRLCRGTVRRRREDEDACSPAGEREAHRVLDWVPGVSIFYNLGTSIYFAFQGCEATASTRALEAAEDLGYAGLAALTGGLGGPVAMGVQLGLQPGLKAGVRALIGYFTSAGEPSPVPTAHSGPVVIV, encoded by the exons ATGTCGCAACTCCCTGATAACAACGGCTATAAAGGGGTCACGAGGCCGGCCGCGGCCACAGCGGCCggacagggcaggggacagcgGCGAGCGG ACCCTCCCCGAGCTGCCACCATGCCCCGGcttctgctcttcctcctgttcCTCATCCTTGGCCGCGCCATCGCTGTGTCCGACATCACCCCCGGGCCGGCTGCCAGTGACCAGGAGCTGGCTGAGCAGGACCGGGCGCTGCTggcggggctggcggggctGGCGGAGCCCGTCTGGCCGCGGGCACTGGGGGTCCCGTGCCGGACCCTGCGCCCCGCCGCCCTGCCCGGCTTCTCccggctgccgccgctgccccgcggcCTGGCCCGTGCCGCCCTGGCCCTGGCGCTGCTCGGGGCCGGCTGTGCCCCCCAGGCCGAGGCCGAGGCGCTGGAGCTGGAGCGGGAGCTGGGGACCCCCACGGCCGCGGCGCTGCTGCGGGGGCTGGCGCGGCTACCGGGCACTCCGGTCCCCCGGCcgctggccctgctgctcctcagcttgGCCCGGCCGGGGGGCTCTGCCTGTGCGGATCCCACCCAGCTCCGGACCCCCGTGCCCGGCACAGAGCCCACGCCGCTCTCAGGCCACGGTGTCCGGGAGTTCCCGGGTGTCCGGCTGTGCCGAGGCACCGTCCGGCGCCGGCGGGAGGACGAGGACGCCTGCAGCCCGGCGGGGGAGCGGGAAGCCCACCGGGTGCTGGACTGGGTGCCGGGCGTCAGCATCTTCTACAACCTGGGCACCAGCATCTACTTCGCCTTCCAGGGCTGCGAGGCCACGGCGTCCACGCGGGCGCTGGAGGCCGCCGAGGACCTGGGCTACGCCGGGCTGGCCGCGCTGACCGGCGGCCTGGGTGGCCCCGTGGCCATGGgggtgcagctggggctgcagccggGGCTCAAGGCCGGCGTGCGGGCGCTCATCGGCTACTTCACCTCGGCCGGGGAGCCCTCACCGGTACCCACTGCCCACAGCGGCCCCGTGGTCATCGTTTGA
- the APOF gene encoding apolipoprotein F isoform X2, with product MPRLLLFLLFLILGRAIAVSDITPGPAASDQELAEQDRALLAGLAGLAEPVWPRALGVPCRTLRPAALPGFSRLPPLPRGLARAALALALLGAGCAPQAEAEALELERELGTPTAAALLRGLARLPGTPVPRPLALLLLSLARPGGSACADPTQLRTPVPGTEPTPLSGHGVREFPGVRLCRGTVRRRREDEDACSPAGEREAHRVLDWVPGVSIFYNLGTSIYFAFQGCEATASTRALEAAEDLGYAGLAALTGGLGGPVAMGVQLGLQPGLKAGVRALIGYFTSAGEPSPVPTAHSGPVVIV from the coding sequence ATGCCCCGGcttctgctcttcctcctgttcCTCATCCTTGGCCGCGCCATCGCTGTGTCCGACATCACCCCCGGGCCGGCTGCCAGTGACCAGGAGCTGGCTGAGCAGGACCGGGCGCTGCTggcggggctggcggggctGGCGGAGCCCGTCTGGCCGCGGGCACTGGGGGTCCCGTGCCGGACCCTGCGCCCCGCCGCCCTGCCCGGCTTCTCccggctgccgccgctgccccgcggcCTGGCCCGTGCCGCCCTGGCCCTGGCGCTGCTCGGGGCCGGCTGTGCCCCCCAGGCCGAGGCCGAGGCGCTGGAGCTGGAGCGGGAGCTGGGGACCCCCACGGCCGCGGCGCTGCTGCGGGGGCTGGCGCGGCTACCGGGCACTCCGGTCCCCCGGCcgctggccctgctgctcctcagcttgGCCCGGCCGGGGGGCTCTGCCTGTGCGGATCCCACCCAGCTCCGGACCCCCGTGCCCGGCACAGAGCCCACGCCGCTCTCAGGCCACGGTGTCCGGGAGTTCCCGGGTGTCCGGCTGTGCCGAGGCACCGTCCGGCGCCGGCGGGAGGACGAGGACGCCTGCAGCCCGGCGGGGGAGCGGGAAGCCCACCGGGTGCTGGACTGGGTGCCGGGCGTCAGCATCTTCTACAACCTGGGCACCAGCATCTACTTCGCCTTCCAGGGCTGCGAGGCCACGGCGTCCACGCGGGCGCTGGAGGCCGCCGAGGACCTGGGCTACGCCGGGCTGGCCGCGCTGACCGGCGGCCTGGGTGGCCCCGTGGCCATGGgggtgcagctggggctgcagccggGGCTCAAGGCCGGCGTGCGGGCGCTCATCGGCTACTTCACCTCGGCCGGGGAGCCCTCACCGGTACCCACTGCCCACAGCGGCCCCGTGGTCATCGTTTGA